From Lycium ferocissimum isolate CSIRO_LF1 chromosome 12, AGI_CSIRO_Lferr_CH_V1, whole genome shotgun sequence, one genomic window encodes:
- the LOC132040124 gene encoding uncharacterized protein LOC132040124, producing MWHRSASFILDKNQNDVVTMDPNPNPNSDISAYYQTRAAHHGVVTSDWLAQAQAAVGHQSEDTVSLNYSGDSGKKFSVIDEFNNWRKQPDLAEAVAAIRALASVIRSSEATTMMELEIELKKASDSLKSWDKTSISLTAGCDLFMRYVTRTSALEYEDFNSAKSRLLERAEKFGEISYKARKIIAMLSQDFIFDGCTILVHGFSRVVFEVLKTAAQNRKNFRVLCTEGRPDRSGLRLSNELAKLDVPVKLLIDSAVAYSMDEVDMVFVGADGVVESGGVINMMGTYQIALVAKSMNKPVYVAAESYKFARLYPLDQKDMVPALRPIDFGVPIPSKVEVETSARDYTPPQYLTLLFTDLGVLTPSVVSDELIQLYL from the exons ATGTGGCATAGATCAGCTTCATTCATTCTCGACAAAAACCAAAACGACGTCGTCACAATGGACCCTAACCCTAACCCTAATTCTGATATTTCAGCTTACTATCAAACTAGAGCGGCTCACCATGGAGTTGTTACCAGTGACTGGCTAGCGCAGGCTCAAGCTGCTGTGGGTCACCAATCGGAAGATACTGTATCCCTGAACTATTCTGGTGATTCCG GTAAGAAATTTAGTGTGATTGATGAGTTCAATAATTGGCGTAAACAGCCTGATTTGGCTGAGGCTGTCGCCGCTATTAGGGCTTTGGCTTCGGTTATTCGGTCGAGTGAGGCAACTACTATGATGGAGCTTGAAATTGAGCTCAAGAAGGCTTCCGATTCTCTCAAG TCATGGGACAAAACCTCCATCTCTTTGACAGCTGGTTGTGATTTGTTCATGCGCTATGTAACAAGAACTTCAGCATTGGAATATGAGGACTTTAATTCAGCCAAGTCTCGCCTTCTTGAACGTGCAGAGAAGTTTGGGGAAATATCTTATAAG GCTCGGAAGATAATTGCAATGCTCAGCCAAGACTTTATTTTTGATGGCTGCACCATTTTAGTACATGGCTTCTCCAGAGTGGTGTTTGAGGTTCTGAAAACAGCAGCTCAGAATAGGAAGAATTTTCGAGTTCTTTGCACTG AAGGGAGGCCAGACAGGAGTGGGCTACGATTATCCAACGAGCTAGCCAAGCTTGATGTTCCTGTGAAACTCTTAATAGATTCTGCTGTGGCATATAGCATGGATGAAGTTGACATGGTTTTTGTTGGAGCCGACGGTGTGGTTGAAAGTGGAGGCGTTATCAACATGATGGGAACCTACCAAATTGCTTTGGTAGCTAAGAGCATGAATAAACCAGTCTATGTAGCCGCTGAAAGCTATAAG TTTGCTCGACTCTATCCGCTGGACCAAAAAGATATGGTTCCGGCTTTACGTCCAATTGATTTTGGGGTGCCAATTCCATCCAAGGTGGAGGTTGAAACTTCTGCTCGTGATTATACACCACCTCAGTATCTTACACTACTATTCACGGATTTGGGCGTTCTAACACCATCTGTAGTAAGTGATGAGCTTATACAGCTATATTTATAG